From Cercospora beticola chromosome 6, complete sequence, a single genomic window includes:
- a CDS encoding uncharacterized protein (MEROPS:MER0029657) → MKFNNSFLAAAAASIASAQSTYTRCALGAPAAEQVAALEAAAAEGAANLEISRMAAATIPTYVHVVTSSSKQGRYSQAMIQSQISAMNQAYAGMGFTFRLASTDFTVNNNWATANLGTANERNMKTALRKAQGYDELDLYFVSDIPGDTLGWCYFPVANPTTNDRTLDGCVNLADSLPGGAAAPFNEGATATHEIGHWLGLFHVFQGQSCTGAGDSVSDTPPQRTFTSGCPVGKDTCPGGGVDSIHNYMDYSDDSCLDRFTAGQTQRATALFSQLRNGR, encoded by the exons ATGAAGTTCAACAATTCTTTCTTggcagccgccgccgccagcaTCGCATCTGCGCAATCTACCTATACGCGATGTGCCCTCggtgcaccagcagcagagcaagttGCTGCCCTCGAAGCCGCCGCGGCTGAGGGCGCTGCCAATCTCGAAATTTCTCGAATGGCTGCTGCGACAATTCCAACATACGTACACGTCGTTACTTCGTCCTCGAAGCAAGGTCGTTACTCCCAAGCTATGATTCAGAGCCAGATCAGT GCCATGA ACCAGGCTTACGCGGGTATGGGATTCACCTTCAGGCTGGCGTCGACCGACTTCACCGTCAACAACAATTGGGCAACTGCCAACCTTGGCACGGCCAACGAGCGTAATATGAAGACTGCGCTCAGAAAAGCCCAAGGCTATGATGAGCTTGATCTTTACTTCGTTTCCGACATTCCAGGCGATACCCTCGGATG GTGCTACTTCCCAGTCGCCAACCCAACCACGAACGACCGCACCCTCGACGGCTGCGTGAACCTTGCAGACTCGCTTccaggtggtgctgctgcaccCTTCAACGAGGGTGCCACCGCCACTCACGAAATCGGCCACTGGCTCGGTCTCTTCCACGTCTTCCAGGGCCAAAGCTGCACTGGAGCCGGCGACTCTGTCAGCGACACCCCACCTCAACGAACCTTTACCAGCGGATGCCCTGTTGGCAAGGATACTTGCCCCGGCGGCGGTGTTGACAGCATTCACAACTATATGGACTACAGTGATGATTCCTGCCTGGATCGATTCACTGCTGGCCAGACTCAGCGTGCTACTGCGCTTTTCAGCCAGCTCCGAAATGGGCGGTAG